A DNA window from Palaemon carinicauda isolate YSFRI2023 chromosome 39, ASM3689809v2, whole genome shotgun sequence contains the following coding sequences:
- the LOC137631254 gene encoding cilia- and flagella-associated protein 251-like produces the protein MGGGGDKEEKRQGGGRRGEEEGGRKDKEEEKTEEENRRGEEEEMEERKREKSRSWRRKRQGGEEIGEEGGGREDGEGKDKEEGEKEKNEEEEKEEEEKTKRRRKRGGRRKRRRGRWKRQGGGGGQGEGEGKGRRREEGEGEGKDNEERKEEEKEEEV, from the coding sequence atggggggggggggagacaaggAGGAGAAAAGACaaggaggagggagaagaggagaagaagaaggaggaagaaaagacaaggaggaggagaagacggaGGAGGAAAACagaaggggggaggaggaggagatggaggagaggAAAAGAGAAAAGAGCAGAAGTTGGAGGAGGAAAAGACAAGGAGGGGAGGAAATAGGAGAAGAAGGAGGTGGAAGAGAAGATGGAGAAGGAAAAGACAAGGAGGAGGGGGAAAAAGAGAAGaatgaggaagaagagaaggaggaggaggaaaagacaaagaggagaagaaagagggggggaaggaggaagaggagaagagggaggTGGAAAAGacaaggaggagggggaggacaaggagaaggagaaggaaaaggaagaagaagagaagaaggagaaggagaaggaaaagacaatgaggagaggaaagaggaggaaaaggaggaagaagtgtaa